TTAGCGACTTTGTCTTTTATAGACAACTTACGTTGGTAAGAAAAACCCACTGTTCATGAGGCATATATACCGTATGATGAATTGTGGACTTAAAATAGTACATCCATTaaaagtgaaatgtcactgggGCTTAGAAGTTAGAGCCGACATTTTTCATGTATAAGTACGATGATGAGATATATCAAATCAGACTGCTACAAAAATCGCTGATGGGTCAATATATACTGGGAAAGATATCTCCGGTGTTTGATAACCAGGAAATCTATCCGAGTATGTATGAGAACCTAGGCAAAATCTCACGTCTAACATAAAACCCAACCATTTTTAAAAATGTCTATGTATACCAACCTGAAAATTACGAATAAAAGTTAAGCTTACTTCATGAACTTCTTTTCAAATAGGTACTACATAGGTCTCAGTATCATCCTTCAATTGCTTGATGTACTGGAAAATGTAACTTCAAACTACTATCTATCAAAGtgaatattattcttatatcctgatggcccccaaatgccctggtacggccgagaatggggaaagtctgctctccctctcgaaatgctctcatatggccacgcgtatatagcctctgccagggaagtcctactcactgccttctcgtggcgggggaggcaccaaatacatatgcgccacacaaatctcattcgacatgtgtgagggctgtgatactgaccgggtgcacaaaccgaagcaggtggttatcttaggggtcactcctcgagccttcgacctaaaggtctgacccacaaggcagtggagcatcgtaaggagatgcagtcccatggtagccggagACCAACAATTAgatcatacgccatttgttccctcaggatactggagcccatatgcgccattggtttggaatccggttaaagcaccggacattcacttttcgtcctctcattttcgtaaacaacacccctccacgagaaggcagtgagtaggacttccctggcagagactatatacgcgtggccatgtcagagcatttcgagagggagagcggactctccccactctcggccgtaccagggcatttgggggccatcaggatataagaataatattcaCTTTGATagatgttgtttacaaaaatgagaggacgaaaagcgaatgtccggtgctttaaccggattccaaatcaacggtgcacatgggctccagtatcctgagggaacaaatggcgtatgaaccaattgttgatcaccagcatccatgggactgcatctcctcacgatgctccactgccttgtgggtcagaccttcaggtcgaaggctcggggagtggcccctaagaaaaccacctgcttcggtttgtgcacccggtcagtatcacagccctcacacatgtcgaatgagatttgtgtggcgcatatgtatttggtgcctccttgtaccaatatctatgtgttaaaataaataaatatcctgATATAAGCATTTAGTCAACAAATAGGTTTAGTAGTTAAAGAATTTAGTTTTCCACTTCTGAAATGGAGATTCGAACACGCTCCACAGCATTTCGGGCTGctgtgtattattattagttcacATAATACAGATGTGGCTCAAGACTGAGTACACAAACCCGTCATAGGCAAACGAGTATACGTTAATTTTTCAAAGTGTAAGACATATACTTCGTTATACGTCCTTTGCGTAACTAGGTCACTCTTCACACAGCTTTGCATTTCGAAGATGTAGAGTTAAGTGATAAATACTTACTGTACCACTGAGTGAACTAAGGAGGAAACAATTGACGAAACTAACTTTTAAATCATAAGGTTGATTAGGATTGTATACCGATAGGTTTGTTTGGTTCGGTTCTGAAGAATCCAATAACTGAGAATCAACAGAAAGACCCCGATGTCTGAAAAATCTGCCATCTGGAAGCAGTCTACAGGCAAGTAAATCAGATTCAGTTGGTAACCCGTTCTCGAAAATAACAGGCTGTATCCGAATAAGATGTTTTATCTCGTATAAATCTCGGTTGACTGATGGAGTATTTTTAACGACTACCCAGTTGTGATTCTAAAAACATATGAAATAATGTATTACATTACTTTTGTGTCCTTTCCAAGACCATATTTTTCAAGGATGGCTCTCTGGTAGTGAATGACTCCCTTCATAGGCTTTAGCCGAGAGATCATATGCAGTAAAGGAGGTTCCTTCGATTGGTTGAGCAATTGTTGAGATTCTTGCATTCGGAATAGACGTTTAGCCCATCCCAGTGGATTTTTTTTATCATCACTCCAAGGGAGTGGTTTCGGTTCCTTCGTATATGACATGGCGTTGTGAGGTAAAGAAACATGAAGTGATCGGCAACCGGTCACCAAATTATAAGCCCAAAGTTGGGTCATTATAAGAAGGTAGGTTTATTCTGAATGTGTAGTCGTCTGAGTAGTACGATCTGAGGTGAAAAAGTACCATACATAATGACCCAGTAGAAATATGTCTAATTCAGAATACTTAGAGTACAAGGTCGAAGTATCTTGAATAACCGAAGTACCAGCTTATTCTAAGACGCAGGTCTTGGAGAGTATGGGAAAGGCAGTATCTTTTTGTGAACTTCGTGAAGGTCAGATTCAATAAAGTCCTCATCAACAATAAATCCTGTCCACCAAATaagttaactccgcctgtagctcttatagggttactgccggtcccaagccggggtaaaggaggagggttgggcatggggttagcgtctccatcccgtagaaaactaactcgctaaaaaacgcttaccagaaaaaataatctaaaccattttaactctgccctgagatttagaaggtcttcatttagaagaaatatgacgcttcatggtgaaagccgagttccttcggaagccacgaggccgatgccccttctaacaaccagagcaaaaatttttataggtacatggaacgtttgaacaatgtgggaaaccggaaagaccagtcaaatagtaatggaaatgaggagatacaacttagcagtactgggaatcagcgaaacccactggacccaagctggacagaaaaggctagctacgggagagatgctgttatactccggtcacgaagaggacaatgctccacacactcagggagtcgctcttatgctgttcaaagtagcacgaaatgcacttgtaggatgggaatctcacggatccagaatcatcaaagcatcattcaaaacaaagaaggaggggatcttaatgaatattatccaatgttatgcacccaccaatgatagcaacgacgacattaaagatcagttctacgagcggctgcagtcaatcattgagaaatgcccaagaaaggacctaactattctgatgggagatctaaatgccaaagtcggaatagacaacactggatatgaagatattatgggacgacatggactgggagagaggaacgaaaatggagaaagatttgcaaatttgtgtgcattcaacaaattggtcataggaggcacaacatttccacacaagcgtatacacaaggctacatggatcttaccggaccacactacagagaaccaaatagatcatatttgcatcaacaaaaattccgaaggacaattgaagatgtgagaaccaggagaggtgctgacgtagcttcatatcaccacctagttgtagccaatttaaaactgaagctagaaaagaactggacaagtggacaaacagcactacaaaggttcaatacagccttccttcgagatactgacaaactcaatgaattcaagatagctctcaacaacaggttccaagccttacaagatctactgaaagaagaagaaactagtatggaggacaactggaaaggcatcaaggaagcattaacttcaacgtgtcaagaggttctgggtctaaagaaataccatcataaggaatggatctctacagaaacactggacaagatcaaagaaaggaagaacaagaaggcagcaataaacaacagccgaacacgagcagagaaagtccaagcacaagctgaatacatagaagcaaacaaacaagtgaagaggagcattagagccgacaagaataaatacgtggaagaactagtaacggcggcagaaaaagctgctagagaaggaaatatgaaacagcttcacgatacaacgaagaaactagcagggaaatacagtaaaccagagagaccggtcaaagacaaagaaggcaagccaatcaccgaaattcaacaacagcgtaacagatgggtagaatacttcgaggaactcctgaataggccggctccaatgaatccaccggacatcgaagcagcacacatagatcttcctatagatgtcaacccaccaacgacggaagaaattagaatggccgtcagacaaatcaagaacgggaaagcagcaggacccgacaacataccatctgaagcactgaaatcagacatcgaagcaaccacaagcatgctttaccttctattcaaaaagatttgggaggaggaacaagtgccgatggactggaaagaaggacacctcgtcaagattccagagaaaggagatctgagcaaatgtgaaaactacagaggcattacactactgtcaataccagggaaagtcttcaacagagtgttgctgaaccggattaaggatgcagtagacgcccaacttcgggaTCAaaaagctggattccgtaaggatcggtcgtgcacagaccaaattgcaacactacggatcatcgtcgaacaatcagttgagtggaactcatcactatacatcaacttcattgattatgaaaaggcattcgacagtgtagataggaggacattatggaaacttcttcgtcactacggagttcctgagaagactgtcaatattatccggaactcatacgacggactacagtgcaaagtagtgcatggaggacagctgatagatgcattccaagtaaggaccggagtcagacaaggctgtttactctctcccttcctctttcttctggtggtcgattggattatgaagacctcgacatctgaaggaaaacacggaatacaatggacagctcagaatcaattagacgatttggacttcgcagatgtcTTAGCCCTCTTATCGcaaacacacgaacaaatgtagataaagacagccagtgtagcagcagtcccagcatcagtaggcctcagtatacacaaagggaaaaccaaggtactcaaattcaaagcggaaaacagcaatccaatcactcttgatggcgaaactctggaagatatagaatccttcacacacctgggaagcatcatcgatgaacaagggggttcagatgcagacgtaaaggcgaggatcggcaaagcaagggtcgcattcctacaattgaagaacatatggaactcaaaacaactttcaaccaatatcaaagtgagaatcttcaatacgaacgtcaaggcagttctgctgtatggagctgaaacttggagaactacaacaaccatcatcaggaaggtagaagtatttataaatagctgtctatgcaagatattcaacatccattggccggataccatcagcaacagccttctgtgggagagaacaaaccaacttccagctgaagaagaaattaggaaaagacgatggaaatggataggacatacattacgcaaatcatcaaactgcatcacgaggcaagccctaacttggaatcctgaagggaagcgaaaaagaggaagaccaaagaacacattgcgtcggataatagaagcagatatgaaaacgatggattacaactggaaggagctagaaaggattgcccaggacagggttggatggagaatgctggtgagtggcctatgctccttcacgaggagtaacaggagtaagtaagtagtaagtaagtaagtgggaGTAAGTAGTAGTAAGAGTAAGAAGAAGGCAAGCAAGTAAGAAGGCAAGGAGCAAGGTAAGTAAGAAGTAAGAAGAAGAAggaagtaagaagcaagtaaggtaagtaagcaagtaagtaagtaagtaaataaataaataaataaataagtaccaAATAAGTTGACCGAGTGGAGAGAGAAAATAAACACGGAGTACTCGGTACCATATATATTCACAGATAATAAACATGGATTTTTGTTCTAGTTTCCACGATGGATGCCACTACAAAGAAAATACGTTGGCAAGTCTAGGGACAGCGTGGAGACACTGATGCTAAATGCACGACAAAAATTAGGTTAAAACTGAGAACGGAACCGAATGGCGTATATGATTCAACAGGAGATGAAAGTACGTGGACACTTCTA
The genomic region above belongs to Schistosoma haematobium chromosome 2, whole genome shotgun sequence and contains:
- the MRPL30_2 gene encoding 39S ribosomal protein L30, mitochondrial (EggNog:ENOG410VDH2~COG:J~BUSCO:EOG091G0LCK); translated protein: MTQLWAYNLVTGCRSLHVSLPHNAMSYTKEPKPLPWSDDKKNPLGWAKRLFRMQESQQLLNQSKEPPLLHMISRLKPMKGVIHYQRAILEKYGLGKDTKNHNWVVVKNTPSVNRDLYEIKHLIRIQPVIFENGLPTESDLLACRLLPDGRFFRHRGLSVDSQLLDSSEPNQTNLSVYNPNQPYDLKALLHSNEENFRYLSSAYLRRWHNKRWANHDFFKEFFTSHYKYKLNQDGNEYRYSGLSRLDKAITHSLESRRNPDGTLKQPNCNRFDADWNTYPWSRY